In the genome of Halostella limicola, one region contains:
- the hflX gene encoding GTPase HflX, translating into MTRQAIVAKRVDDGPADTTEMRGLAEAAGYEVVSEVTQRRPEDPGTHFGDGKVAELRDRVAERGADAVLVDGDLTPRQSTALVEALPADTRVADRRRVVLDIFAERAATRRAKLQVELATLRYELPRVEAEGDPEPLNLAAEKGTRLNDVRTRIDRVKRKLDDLADDAAKRRRERREQGFSLVALAGYTNAGKSTLLHRLADDLSADAVDPAHDDLDATASVEDRLFETLETTTRRAALDGRRALVTDTVGLIDDLPHDLVESFHGTLSETYHADAVVLVVDVSAPLDRFRDRVETCRRVHDGRVEGTIVPALNKVDLVDDDALVERRAVLADNWRDPVAVSALAGTGLDVLTERVAAELPAERCELAVPNCGEAMSLVSWLYDCASVETVDYGGDRVRIAFTGRTEVVERARARADDVAGSV; encoded by the coding sequence ATGACACGACAAGCGATAGTGGCGAAACGCGTCGACGACGGACCGGCGGACACGACAGAGATGCGCGGCCTCGCCGAGGCGGCGGGGTACGAGGTGGTCAGCGAGGTGACGCAGCGCCGCCCGGAAGATCCCGGCACACACTTCGGCGACGGGAAAGTCGCGGAACTGCGCGACCGCGTCGCCGAGCGCGGCGCGGACGCGGTCCTCGTCGATGGCGACCTCACGCCCAGGCAGTCGACCGCACTGGTCGAGGCGCTCCCGGCGGACACGCGGGTCGCGGACCGCCGCCGCGTCGTGCTGGACATCTTCGCCGAGCGGGCGGCGACGCGGCGCGCGAAGCTCCAGGTCGAACTCGCGACGCTCCGGTACGAACTGCCCCGGGTCGAGGCGGAGGGCGACCCCGAACCGCTCAATCTCGCCGCGGAGAAGGGGACTCGGCTCAACGACGTCCGGACCCGCATCGACCGGGTGAAGCGGAAGCTGGACGACCTCGCGGACGACGCCGCGAAGCGCCGCAGGGAACGCCGCGAGCAGGGGTTCTCGCTGGTCGCGCTCGCCGGGTACACGAACGCTGGCAAGTCGACGCTGCTGCACCGGCTCGCCGACGACCTCTCGGCCGATGCGGTCGACCCGGCTCACGACGACCTGGATGCGACGGCGTCCGTGGAGGACCGGCTGTTCGAGACGCTGGAGACGACGACGCGGCGCGCGGCGCTCGACGGCCGCCGCGCGCTGGTCACGGACACCGTCGGCCTCATCGACGACCTCCCGCACGACCTCGTGGAGTCGTTCCACGGGACGCTCTCCGAGACGTATCACGCCGACGCCGTCGTGCTCGTGGTCGACGTGAGCGCGCCGCTCGACCGGTTCCGAGACCGAGTCGAGACCTGCCGGCGAGTCCACGACGGGCGCGTCGAGGGGACGATCGTTCCGGCCTTGAACAAGGTCGATCTGGTGGACGACGACGCCCTCGTCGAGCGGCGCGCGGTCCTCGCCGACAACTGGCGGGACCCCGTCGCCGTTAGCGCGCTGGCGGGGACCGGGCTGGACGTCTTGACCGAGCGCGTCGCGGCTGAACTCCCTGCGGAGCGATGTGAACTCGCGGTGCCGAACTGCGGCGAGGCCATGAGCCTGGTCTCGTGGCTGTACGACTGCGCGAGCGTCGAGACCGTCGACTACGGGGGCGACCGCGTCCGGATCGCGTTCACCGGGCGAACGGAGGTCGTCGAACGGGCGCGGGCGAGGGCCGACGACGTGGCCGGGTCGGTCTAA
- a CDS encoding GMC family oxidoreductase, which yields MSGSAGADGIDRTPSERVDVCVVGAGPAGALVAHRLAAGGHDVVVLEAGERFDPADRLERMERSIRPGHDHLDVWDMGGERDAYSNAGDRFYPLNSARVKGVGGSTNHWQGMVMRLHEGDFELESRTGVGADWPIDYEDLRPYYADAEAELGVAGADDNPFAPPREEPFPMPAFRPSYSDSLFAEACEELGVAMHSVPNARNSEPYDGRGECVGFGTCKPVCPSGAKYSADVHVRKAESEGARVIDRAPVQRLVHDADGERVEAAVYATPDGREHRQEARQFVLAAGGVETPRLLLLSASEQYPDGLANSSGLVGRYFMDHLFAGMGGTIDEPTRQNHVGFITSESHQFYDDADAEVGSFKLEFLNYAGPSPVETALSSDEWGDALLDDLRGAYGNHVAMGALAGQLPREENRITLDPSTTDDHGNPVPQIHWSLDERTKRTLERANEIQREILTELGVDIQWSVGPENTGPAFHHMGTTRMGTDPAASVVNPRLRTHDLANLWVPSSSAFVTGGALNPTLTIAALALKAADHVDAEL from the coding sequence ATGAGCGGGTCCGCCGGCGCGGACGGCATCGACCGGACTCCCTCCGAGCGCGTCGACGTCTGCGTCGTCGGCGCGGGACCGGCCGGCGCGCTGGTCGCGCACCGCCTCGCTGCGGGCGGCCACGACGTGGTCGTCCTCGAAGCGGGCGAGCGCTTCGACCCCGCCGACCGACTGGAGCGCATGGAGCGGTCGATCCGACCCGGCCACGACCATCTGGACGTGTGGGACATGGGCGGGGAGCGCGACGCCTACAGCAACGCGGGCGACCGGTTCTACCCCCTCAACAGCGCCCGGGTGAAAGGCGTCGGCGGGTCGACGAACCACTGGCAGGGCATGGTGATGCGCCTGCACGAGGGGGACTTCGAACTCGAATCGCGGACCGGCGTCGGCGCGGACTGGCCCATCGACTACGAGGACCTGCGGCCGTACTACGCCGACGCGGAGGCCGAACTCGGCGTCGCCGGCGCCGACGACAACCCGTTCGCGCCGCCGCGCGAGGAGCCGTTCCCCATGCCCGCCTTCCGCCCGTCCTACAGCGACTCGCTGTTCGCCGAGGCCTGCGAGGAACTCGGCGTCGCCATGCACTCCGTCCCCAACGCGCGCAACTCCGAGCCGTACGACGGCCGCGGGGAGTGCGTCGGCTTCGGCACCTGCAAGCCGGTCTGCCCCTCCGGCGCGAAGTACAGCGCCGACGTCCACGTGCGCAAGGCCGAGAGCGAGGGCGCGCGCGTGATCGACCGCGCGCCGGTGCAGCGGCTCGTCCACGACGCGGACGGCGAACGCGTCGAGGCCGCCGTCTACGCGACGCCGGACGGCCGCGAGCACCGGCAGGAGGCGCGGCAGTTCGTCCTCGCCGCGGGGGGCGTGGAGACACCGCGCCTGCTCCTGCTCTCCGCGTCCGAGCAGTACCCCGACGGCCTCGCGAACTCCAGCGGCCTCGTCGGCCGGTACTTCATGGACCACCTGTTCGCCGGGATGGGCGGGACGATCGACGAGCCGACCCGGCAGAACCACGTCGGCTTCATCACCAGCGAGTCCCACCAGTTCTACGACGACGCCGACGCCGAGGTTGGGAGCTTCAAGCTCGAGTTCCTCAACTACGCCGGGCCCTCCCCCGTCGAGACGGCGCTGTCGAGCGACGAGTGGGGCGACGCCCTGCTCGACGACCTCCGCGGCGCGTACGGGAACCACGTCGCGATGGGCGCGCTCGCCGGACAGCTCCCCCGCGAGGAGAACCGTATCACGCTCGACCCCTCGACCACCGACGACCACGGCAACCCCGTCCCGCAGATCCACTGGTCGCTCGACGAGCGGACGAAGCGGACGCTGGAGCGCGCGAACGAGATCCAGCGCGAGATACTGACGGAACTCGGCGTCGACATCCAGTGGTCCGTCGGGCCCGAAAACACCGGCCCGGCGTTTCACCACATGGGGACGACGCGGATGGGCACCGATCCGGCCGCGAGCGTCGTGAACCCCCGCCTCCGGACGCACGACCTCGCCAACCTCTGGGTCCCCTCCAGCAGCGCCTTCGTCACCGGCGGCGCGCTGAACCCGACGCTGACCATCGCCGCGCTGGCGCTGAAGGCGGCCGACCACGTCGACGCGGAGCTTTGA
- a CDS encoding gluconate 2-dehydrogenase subunit 3 family protein, with the protein MELSRRDALAALASGGVVAGVGAAGLRRSLADAPDDGVDLTPGRERDLLVAVARVVYPSEVDGVREFVETYVAGRADDREGYRAAMREALAAVDDRAREWRDANFLALDAAERDAHLREMGVDAADPDPEGTDAERIRYYVVNELLYALYTSPTGGELVGIENPQGHPGGTESYQRGPR; encoded by the coding sequence ATGGAGCTTTCGCGACGCGACGCGCTCGCCGCGCTGGCCTCCGGCGGCGTCGTGGCCGGGGTCGGTGCGGCGGGCCTCCGGCGCTCGCTCGCCGACGCGCCCGACGACGGGGTCGACCTGACACCGGGGCGCGAGCGCGACCTCCTCGTCGCCGTCGCTCGGGTCGTCTACCCCTCCGAAGTCGACGGTGTCCGCGAGTTTGTCGAGACGTACGTCGCCGGCCGCGCCGACGATCGAGAGGGCTACCGGGCGGCGATGCGGGAGGCGCTGGCCGCGGTCGATGACCGCGCCCGCGAGTGGCGCGACGCCAACTTCCTCGCGCTCGACGCCGCCGAGCGCGACGCACACCTCCGCGAGATGGGAGTCGACGCGGCGGACCCGGACCCCGAGGGAACCGACGCCGAGCGGATCCGCTACTACGTCGTGAACGAACTGCTCTACGCGCTGTACACCTCGCCGACGGGGGGCGAACTCGTCGGCATCGAGAACCCGCAGGGCCACCCCGGCGGCACCGAGTCGTACCAGCGGGGGCCGCGATGA
- a CDS encoding fumarylacetoacetate hydrolase family protein, translated as MKRVRFRDPAGSVRTGEWTDDGVAFGGQTYDRDEVDVLPPSEPTKIVCIGRNYAKHAEERDEEVPDRPLLFLKPPNALAGHGDTVTLPAGKETVEHEAELAVVVGEQCRNVAEEEAEDVIAGYTCFDDVSNRDDQRREQNWVRGKAFDNAAPMGPVLATPDEVPDDASVELRVNGETRQDSSIEHLIFSIPELIAEITTYMTLEPGDVIATGTPEGVGPVEDGDRVEVEIEGVGTLDHGVREP; from the coding sequence GTGAAACGCGTGCGATTCCGCGACCCGGCCGGGTCCGTCCGGACCGGCGAGTGGACCGACGACGGCGTCGCCTTCGGCGGGCAAACGTACGACCGGGACGAGGTCGACGTCCTGCCGCCGAGCGAGCCGACGAAGATCGTCTGTATCGGCCGCAACTACGCGAAACACGCCGAAGAGCGCGACGAGGAGGTCCCGGACCGCCCGCTGCTGTTCCTGAAGCCGCCGAACGCGCTCGCCGGCCACGGCGACACCGTCACGCTGCCGGCGGGGAAAGAGACCGTCGAGCACGAGGCTGAGCTAGCGGTCGTCGTCGGCGAGCAGTGTCGGAACGTCGCCGAGGAGGAAGCGGAGGACGTCATCGCGGGCTACACCTGCTTCGACGACGTCTCGAACCGCGACGACCAGCGGCGGGAGCAGAACTGGGTCCGCGGGAAGGCGTTCGACAACGCCGCGCCGATGGGGCCGGTGCTCGCGACGCCGGACGAGGTGCCCGACGACGCCAGCGTCGAACTGCGCGTCAACGGCGAGACGCGCCAGGACTCGTCGATCGAGCATCTCATCTTCTCGATCCCCGAACTGATCGCCGAGATCACGACGTACATGACGCTGGAGCCGGGCGACGTTATCGCCACCGGCACGCCGGAGGGCGTCGGCCCCGTCGAGGACGGCGACCGCGTCGAGGTGGAGATCGAGGGCGTCGGCACGCTGGATCACGGCGTCCGTGAGCCCTGA
- a CDS encoding M14 family zinc carboxypeptidase, producing MDRDSPRSPAGGVGRRQFLRATAGVGALSLLPATGARRSDRIDPAMTQGGPTTTRAFEFVYERARPETTIPTLIELDDEAALDAVTEVDAEFRTLTDGAVAAYAELTRQQVDEVRSVDGAATLRYATGSNPFWILGEYPDGVFPSTDDAVDFIGVEQAADGLDLLEHRHPDRLRVRALGPSPGVADALDDAVRSRSVTVAELTAGVRDEAALAERETIAFVCSIHGDERSGAEAALRLIEDVLEDDDETVAPLLDDLALLFLFPNPDGWASRAPWAELRGNPSPYSTFRRATGSGVDPNRQYPTVGYVNPQYHPAEPDGTDLADDGDGTGLVADGVDPSTGAHGGEAALGADPDVGEEYRETVPDSLAVVEALRGYESVSYLFDLHGMYASEAMVKGLVMNGERPPAEAADLTALNEAVDDALTATLGPLLDEHADALERIAENSDAGGASVPERAYEYGTVADTIGYTTSGGLATWASHPTELGGLGATAMAFEMAFDNSFERTREAYPALLDLHVTGFLEVIATAARHAADGGSAQSVDGGGATTAYIEAPSLARRADDLPFGTADAEPEAPATELVERERTVPLDPDGAATTSFDLPADLHSVSVNAAPAGATAADARLYGPDGTLARASAGGAGLAGENWVLPEPAGGEWSLQMSNRRSTVPGAVTVRLTGVVADGRSPDPESALGYRQRPYEVSPLAFFDAYADDLTNGDVASLARDDIRNGGLVDGGDPVADSLVVNHDEGADDAEYASALDDYVAAGGTLVLTDASVGLLGALSVAGADAIAPDDVQEITRPLAAVERESDDHPLLAATRPVQRELWHSPTLGYLVQSPVPLWGVDADAFEAAGGSVAARNGSAATIASLGDGRVQVVGSLLPPATQEYLHPFGLADHAVTTFGLTVLANAVGHEVPWSDA from the coding sequence ATGGACCGAGACAGTCCCCGCTCGCCGGCCGGCGGCGTCGGTCGGCGGCAGTTCCTCCGAGCGACCGCCGGCGTCGGCGCGCTCTCGCTGCTCCCGGCGACCGGCGCGCGTCGCTCCGATCGGATCGATCCGGCGATGACGCAGGGCGGCCCGACGACGACCCGGGCGTTCGAGTTCGTGTACGAGCGCGCGCGACCCGAGACGACGATACCGACGCTAATCGAACTCGACGACGAGGCGGCGCTGGACGCCGTCACCGAAGTCGACGCCGAGTTCAGGACCCTGACCGACGGCGCGGTCGCCGCGTACGCCGAACTGACCAGACAGCAGGTCGACGAGGTTCGGTCGGTCGACGGCGCCGCGACCCTGCGGTACGCCACGGGGTCGAACCCGTTCTGGATCCTCGGCGAGTACCCCGACGGCGTCTTCCCGTCGACGGACGACGCCGTCGACTTCATCGGCGTCGAGCAGGCCGCTGACGGCCTCGACCTGCTCGAACACCGGCACCCGGACCGCCTCCGCGTGCGGGCGCTCGGGCCGTCTCCCGGCGTCGCCGACGCCCTGGACGACGCGGTCCGGTCGCGGTCGGTCACGGTGGCTGAGCTGACGGCCGGCGTCCGGGACGAGGCCGCGCTCGCCGAGCGCGAGACGATCGCGTTCGTCTGTTCGATCCACGGCGACGAGCGCTCGGGTGCCGAGGCGGCGCTGCGGCTGATCGAGGACGTCCTCGAAGACGACGATGAGACGGTCGCCCCGCTGCTCGACGACCTCGCGCTCCTGTTTCTCTTCCCCAACCCGGACGGGTGGGCGTCGCGGGCGCCGTGGGCCGAACTCCGCGGGAACCCGTCCCCGTACAGCACGTTCCGCCGGGCCACGGGCAGCGGCGTCGACCCCAACCGGCAGTACCCGACCGTCGGGTACGTCAACCCGCAGTACCACCCCGCGGAGCCGGACGGGACGGACCTCGCGGACGACGGCGACGGGACGGGTCTCGTCGCGGACGGCGTCGACCCGTCGACCGGGGCTCACGGGGGCGAGGCGGCACTGGGAGCGGACCCCGACGTGGGCGAGGAGTACCGAGAGACCGTGCCGGATTCGCTCGCCGTCGTCGAGGCGCTCCGGGGCTACGAGAGCGTCTCGTACCTGTTCGACCTCCACGGGATGTACGCGTCCGAGGCGATGGTGAAGGGCCTCGTGATGAACGGCGAGCGACCGCCCGCGGAGGCCGCCGACCTGACGGCGCTGAACGAGGCGGTCGACGACGCCCTGACGGCGACGCTCGGGCCGCTGCTGGACGAGCACGCCGACGCTCTCGAACGTATTGCCGAGAACAGCGACGCGGGCGGTGCGAGCGTGCCCGAACGGGCCTACGAGTACGGCACCGTCGCCGACACCATCGGCTACACCACTTCCGGCGGGCTCGCGACCTGGGCGAGCCATCCGACGGAACTGGGCGGGCTGGGCGCGACGGCGATGGCGTTCGAGATGGCGTTCGACAACAGCTTCGAGCGGACGCGCGAGGCCTATCCCGCGCTCCTCGACCTCCACGTCACCGGGTTCCTGGAGGTGATCGCGACGGCCGCCCGACACGCAGCCGACGGCGGGAGCGCCCAGAGCGTCGACGGCGGCGGCGCGACGACGGCCTACATCGAGGCCCCGTCGCTCGCCCGGCGGGCGGACGACCTCCCCTTCGGCACCGCGGACGCCGAGCCGGAGGCTCCGGCTACCGAACTGGTCGAGCGCGAGCGGACCGTCCCGCTCGACCCCGACGGCGCGGCGACGACCTCGTTCGACCTGCCGGCCGACCTCCACTCGGTCTCCGTCAACGCCGCGCCCGCCGGCGCGACTGCCGCGGACGCCCGGCTCTACGGCCCCGATGGGACCCTCGCGCGAGCGTCGGCGGGCGGGGCCGGACTCGCGGGTGAGAACTGGGTACTCCCCGAGCCGGCCGGCGGCGAGTGGAGCCTGCAGATGTCGAACCGACGGTCGACGGTGCCCGGCGCGGTGACGGTCCGGCTCACCGGCGTCGTCGCCGACGGTCGCTCCCCCGACCCGGAGAGCGCCCTCGGCTACCGCCAGCGTCCCTACGAGGTGTCGCCGCTCGCGTTCTTCGACGCGTACGCCGACGACCTGACGAACGGCGACGTCGCCTCGCTGGCCCGCGACGATATCCGGAACGGCGGGCTCGTCGACGGCGGCGACCCCGTCGCTGACTCGCTCGTCGTGAACCACGACGAGGGCGCCGACGACGCCGAGTACGCGAGCGCGCTGGACGACTACGTCGCGGCCGGCGGCACGCTCGTCCTCACGGACGCCAGCGTGGGCCTCCTCGGCGCGCTGTCGGTCGCCGGCGCCGACGCGATCGCCCCCGATGACGTACAGGAGATAACGCGCCCCCTCGCGGCGGTCGAACGGGAGTCAGACGACCACCCGCTGCTCGCCGCGACCCGCCCCGTTCAGCGGGAACTGTGGCACTCTCCGACGCTCGGCTACCTCGTCCAGAGCCCCGTGCCGCTGTGGGGCGTCGACGCCGACGCGTTCGAGGCCGCCGGCGGCAGCGTCGCGGCCCGGAACGGTTCCGCGGCGACGATCGCCAGCCTGGGCGACGGGCGGGTCCAGGTCGTCGGCAGCCTCCTTCCCCCGGCGACCCAGGAGTACCTCCACCCGTTCGGGCTGGCCGACCACGCGGTGACCACCTTCGGACTGACAGTTCTCGCCAACGCCGTCGGCCACGAGGTGCCGTGGAGCGACGCCTGA
- a CDS encoding DUF5786 family protein, translated as MGFGSYDESEQQQQEVNTDSEEEGVDVHQNTHEGEVEFETGSTDDLLDHLEDIKESQETEEEE; from the coding sequence ATGGGTTTTGGTAGCTACGATGAGTCCGAGCAACAGCAACAGGAAGTAAACACAGACTCCGAAGAGGAAGGCGTCGACGTTCATCAGAACACTCACGAAGGGGAAGTGGAGTTCGAAACGGGCTCGACCGACGACCTTCTCGACCACCTCGAAGACATCAAAGAGAGCCAGGAGACCGAAGAAGAGGAATAA